The Methanomassiliicoccus luminyensis B10 genome window below encodes:
- the rd gene encoding rubredoxin: MEKYVCPICGYVYDPEVGDPDHGIPPGTAFEDLPDDWHCPYCGATKNSCQSFSSVMGI; this comes from the coding sequence ATGGAAAAGTACGTTTGCCCCATCTGTGGCTATGTGTACGACCCCGAGGTAGGCGACCCTGACCACGGAATACCTCCCGGAACGGCGTTCGAGGATCTACCGGACGACTGGCACTGTCCCTACTGCGGCGCCACCAAGAACAGCTGCCAGAGCTTCTCGTCGGTAATGGGCATCTGA
- a CDS encoding glycosyltransferase, translated as MLVSVVLNIMNEEDNIADLLDSLVIQEPPVDVVVVDAASRDRTREIVLRYANKYPFIRLFVQPGSRGVSTNFGISKAQGEVVAFTGGDDIANPNWVKELRRSFDQGADIVAGRSLMIGLKAWEELDRVELLHKGFDCSYPSANIAFRKEILEELGGFDTWFITAEDIDLNYRAVDAGHKIIYNNDAVVYRRTKSTVYAFFKQAFWNGAGRKQLTLKHGNLWGKYDPLKMFKQKMTFWALLRLIVALMGYIGFKLFKDKGPYGRKGQNKVRHQ; from the coding sequence ATGTTGGTCAGTGTCGTCTTGAACATCATGAACGAGGAGGATAACATCGCCGACCTCCTGGACAGCCTGGTGATCCAGGAACCGCCCGTTGACGTCGTGGTGGTCGACGCCGCGTCCAGGGACCGCACCCGGGAGATCGTTCTGCGGTACGCCAATAAGTATCCGTTCATCCGCCTTTTCGTGCAGCCCGGCAGCAGGGGGGTGAGCACCAACTTCGGGATATCCAAGGCCCAGGGGGAGGTAGTCGCCTTCACCGGCGGGGACGACATCGCCAACCCCAACTGGGTGAAGGAGCTCCGGAGATCGTTCGACCAGGGGGCGGACATCGTGGCGGGGCGGTCGCTGATGATCGGCCTGAAGGCCTGGGAGGAGCTGGACAGGGTAGAGCTGTTGCACAAGGGGTTCGACTGCTCTTACCCGTCGGCGAACATCGCGTTCCGCAAAGAGATCCTGGAGGAGCTGGGCGGGTTCGATACCTGGTTCATCACCGCCGAGGATATCGACCTGAACTACCGGGCCGTGGACGCCGGGCACAAGATCATCTACAACAACGACGCCGTCGTATACCGCAGGACCAAGTCCACCGTCTACGCGTTCTTTAAGCAGGCGTTCTGGAACGGGGCGGGGAGGAAGCAGCTCACCCTGAAGCACGGGAACCTCTGGGGCAAGTACGACCCCCTGAAGATGTTCAAGCAGAAGATGACGTTCTGGGCCCTCCTGAGGCTCATCGTAGCGCTCATGGGATACATAGGCTTCAAGCTCTTCAAGGACAAGGGGCCCTACGGCAGGAAAGGCCAGAACAAGGTCCGGCATCAGTAG
- a CDS encoding glycosyltransferase family 2 protein: MPILKLSVIIPTLNEEECIAQVIQEVASNLQGKGFEYEIMIVDGMSKDRTRDIAREMGAVVVEEPRRGYGRAYKTGFEKARGEIIATMDGDCTYPAESIAPLMEMLAREDLEFITTDRFGHMEEGAMSDMHKIGNLALSFFTRLLFGRIIRDSQSGMWVFRKDALPKINVKDDGMPFSEEIKIEAFRKLRSKEVMIAYRRRMGEVKLSSWRDGWNNFKFLWHKRFRGPRDKSLRASRSP; this comes from the coding sequence ATGCCCATCTTGAAGCTGAGCGTAATAATTCCCACGCTGAACGAGGAAGAGTGCATCGCCCAGGTCATCCAGGAGGTCGCCTCGAACCTCCAGGGGAAGGGGTTCGAGTATGAGATCATGATCGTCGACGGCATGTCCAAGGACCGGACCAGGGACATAGCCAGGGAGATGGGCGCGGTCGTGGTGGAGGAGCCCCGGAGAGGGTATGGGCGCGCCTACAAGACCGGCTTCGAGAAGGCCCGGGGCGAGATTATCGCCACTATGGACGGCGACTGCACCTACCCCGCGGAATCGATCGCCCCGCTCATGGAGATGCTGGCGCGGGAGGACCTGGAGTTCATCACCACCGACCGCTTCGGGCACATGGAGGAGGGGGCCATGTCCGACATGCACAAGATCGGGAACCTGGCTCTCTCGTTCTTCACCCGGCTGCTGTTCGGCCGGATCATCAGGGACTCCCAGAGCGGCATGTGGGTGTTCAGGAAGGACGCGCTGCCGAAGATCAACGTAAAGGATGACGGGATGCCGTTCTCCGAGGAGATCAAGATAGAGGCGTTCAGGAAGCTGCGCTCCAAGGAGGTAATGATCGCCTACCGCCGCCGCATGGGGGAGGTGAAGCTGTCCTCCTGGAGGGACGGATGGAACAACTTCAAGTTCCTATGGCACAAGCGGTTCCGGGGCCCTAGAGATAAGTCCTTGCGAGCCTCACGGTCTCCCTGA
- a CDS encoding uracil-DNA glycosylase yields the protein MNPPEDCRRCSLCEGRSRVVRPDGDPSSPIALVGEAPGAEEDKLGRPFVGRSGKVLTKILEEGGLPRSRVFITNTVKCRPPNNRPPTAAEMEACWPCLEEELKDRKVIITLGRSAAKDLLKRDISMAAEANRPTKVVIRGKEIDLIPAYHPAASFYNSTVMDSLRETVRLARTYL from the coding sequence ATGAACCCGCCTGAGGACTGCCGGCGCTGCTCGTTGTGCGAGGGCCGTTCCCGGGTGGTGCGGCCGGACGGCGATCCAAGCTCGCCGATAGCCCTGGTGGGAGAGGCCCCCGGCGCGGAGGAGGATAAGCTGGGGCGTCCCTTCGTCGGCCGCTCCGGCAAGGTCCTCACCAAGATTCTGGAGGAGGGAGGCCTCCCCCGCTCCAGAGTGTTCATCACCAATACGGTGAAGTGCCGCCCTCCCAACAACCGCCCTCCCACCGCGGCGGAGATGGAGGCCTGCTGGCCCTGCCTCGAGGAGGAGCTCAAGGATAGAAAGGTCATCATCACGCTGGGGCGTTCGGCGGCGAAGGACCTGCTGAAGCGGGACATCAGCATGGCGGCCGAGGCCAACCGGCCTACCAAGGTGGTCATAAGGGGGAAGGAGATCGACCTCATCCCCGCATATCACCCTGCGGCCAGCTTCTACAACAGCACGGTGATGGACAGCCTCAGGGAGACCGTGAGGCTCGCAAGGACTTATCTCTAG
- the pyrE gene encoding orotate phosphoribosyltransferase gives MNTRIKEALVRCSALMYGDFTLASGKNSPYYIDIKKASTDPYVLEVIADEMARELELQGVRYDKIAGVVLGSIPLAVALSLRTKAPYIMVRKEKKDHGTQKMIEGQLSAGDEVLVVEDVITSAGSVAGAIDIVRAAGGRVNRVFCVVNRQEGGEQKLSDMGVKLSSLITAEEVLKR, from the coding sequence ATGAACACGAGGATCAAGGAAGCGCTGGTCCGATGCAGCGCGCTCATGTACGGGGACTTCACCCTGGCGTCGGGGAAGAATAGCCCGTATTACATCGATATCAAGAAGGCCAGCACCGACCCCTATGTCCTGGAGGTCATCGCCGATGAGATGGCCCGCGAGCTGGAGCTCCAGGGCGTCCGGTACGACAAGATCGCCGGGGTGGTGCTCGGCTCGATACCCCTGGCGGTGGCGCTGTCCCTCCGCACCAAGGCGCCTTACATCATGGTGCGCAAGGAGAAGAAGGATCACGGCACCCAGAAGATGATCGAAGGCCAGCTCAGCGCGGGCGACGAGGTCCTCGTGGTGGAGGACGTCATCACCTCCGCCGGCTCGGTGGCCGGGGCGATCGACATCGTCCGCGCCGCCGGGGGAAGGGTGAACAGGGTGTTCTGCGTGGTCAACCGCCAGGAGGGGGGGGAGCAGAAGCTGAGCGACATGGGCGTGAAGCTATCCTCGCTGATCACGGCGGAAGAGGTCCTGAAGCGATGA
- a CDS encoding CDP-2,3-bis-(O-geranylgeranyl)-sn-glycerol synthase: MDLILAALSGIVLFLPALIPNSAAVLFGGGTPVDFGRSWRGKRILGDGKTWRGLIGGVATGIAFGLFLTAIFEFAPSDFPDYGRWPGSVGVVVTLALGSLLGDMAGAFIKRRLGMERGQKAPVLDQYDFVAGALLLTALFHPSWVAATYVNGDGLVALIVLLVFVPLLHRAVNIIGYKLGKKKEPW, encoded by the coding sequence ATGGACCTCATCCTGGCCGCCTTGAGCGGCATCGTGCTGTTCCTGCCCGCCTTGATCCCTAACTCCGCCGCAGTGCTGTTCGGCGGCGGGACCCCGGTGGACTTCGGGCGGTCCTGGAGGGGGAAGAGGATACTGGGAGACGGCAAGACCTGGCGCGGCCTCATCGGCGGGGTGGCGACGGGCATAGCGTTCGGGCTGTTCCTGACAGCGATCTTCGAGTTCGCCCCCTCCGATTTCCCGGACTATGGCAGATGGCCCGGAAGCGTCGGGGTGGTCGTCACCCTAGCGCTCGGCTCTCTCCTGGGGGACATGGCCGGCGCTTTCATCAAGCGGCGGCTGGGCATGGAGCGGGGCCAGAAGGCGCCCGTCCTCGACCAGTACGACTTCGTGGCCGGGGCATTGCTCCTGACCGCGCTGTTCCACCCCTCCTGGGTCGCCGCGACCTACGTCAACGGGGACGGCCTGGTCGCGCTCATCGTCCTGCTGGTGTTCGTGCCCCTGCTGCACCGGGCGGTGAACATAATAGGTTACAAGCTGGGGAAGAAGAAGGAGCCTTGGTGA
- a CDS encoding DUF4491 family protein, whose amino-acid sequence MIFEGVIIGAGAFLIIGLLHPVVIKGEYHFGKRIWPAFLAAGAASIALSLFVGEIVASALLAVLGFSLLWSIGELFHQEERVRKGWYPANPRRKAAVAEKAEDEPNSSARTEQ is encoded by the coding sequence ATGATCTTCGAGGGCGTCATCATCGGAGCAGGCGCGTTCCTGATCATCGGGCTCCTGCACCCGGTGGTGATCAAGGGCGAGTACCATTTCGGCAAGCGCATATGGCCCGCGTTCCTGGCGGCCGGGGCGGCATCCATCGCGCTGTCCCTGTTCGTCGGCGAGATCGTCGCGTCGGCCTTGCTGGCGGTGCTGGGCTTCTCCCTCCTGTGGAGCATAGGCGAGCTGTTCCACCAGGAGGAGCGGGTCCGCAAGGGCTGGTATCCCGCCAACCCCCGGAGGAAAGCGGCCGTGGCAGAGAAGGCCGAGGATGAGCCCAATTCCTCCGCGCGGACGGAGCAATGA
- a CDS encoding catalase produces the protein MARTKGQHVEKKKSKTAQVTKAKSVKGGKAAKASSKQSMTTAVGRPVTDDQTSVTAKTTENSGYVMLQDTYLVEKLAHFTRERIPERIVHAKGAGAYGYFEVTDDISKYTCAKFLNKVGKKTPLFIRFSTVGGEKGSADSARDPRGFAIKIYTEDGNYDIVGNNTPIFFIRDAIKFPDFIHTQKRDPQTGLKDATMFWDFLSLTPESVHQVTFLFSDRGTPANFRHMNGFASNTWMFYNDKGETWWFKWHFKTDQGIKNLTAQEAEELAGSDPDHSTRDLFESIEKGDYPSWTAYVQIMTPQQAKKYRFDPFDVTKVLFHKDFPLIRVGRIVLNKNPENFFAEVEQAAFAPSNIVPGIYPSPDKMLQARLFAYNDAHRYRLGVNSEMIPVNQPKGTTVYSNERDGHMNTGRNFGPTANYYPNSVNPYGEADGIPEAPVITFRDAAIARHRVPETDDDDFFQAGEIWRRVLSDYDRDHLISNLAGHMGGALKRIQYRQTALFYKADKEYGTRLSEALDLDVKKVKSLAAMSDQERAAATANGTKW, from the coding sequence ATGGCACGGACCAAAGGACAGCACGTGGAGAAAAAGAAGAGCAAGACCGCCCAAGTGACGAAAGCCAAGTCGGTCAAGGGAGGAAAAGCGGCAAAAGCCTCGTCGAAGCAGAGCATGACCACTGCGGTGGGGAGGCCGGTCACGGACGACCAGACCTCGGTCACTGCCAAGACCACCGAGAACTCCGGCTACGTGATGCTGCAGGACACCTACCTCGTAGAGAAGCTGGCCCACTTCACCAGGGAGAGGATACCGGAGAGGATCGTGCATGCCAAGGGCGCCGGCGCGTACGGATATTTCGAGGTCACCGACGACATCTCGAAATACACCTGTGCCAAGTTCCTCAACAAGGTGGGCAAGAAGACGCCCCTGTTCATTCGCTTCTCTACGGTGGGCGGGGAGAAGGGGTCCGCTGACTCGGCCCGGGACCCTCGCGGCTTCGCCATAAAGATCTACACCGAGGACGGGAACTATGACATCGTGGGGAACAACACTCCCATATTCTTCATACGTGACGCCATAAAGTTCCCCGACTTCATTCATACCCAGAAGAGGGACCCCCAGACCGGCCTGAAGGATGCCACCATGTTCTGGGACTTCCTTTCCCTGACCCCTGAATCGGTGCATCAGGTCACCTTCCTCTTCTCGGACCGCGGGACCCCGGCCAACTTCCGGCATATGAACGGGTTCGCCTCCAACACCTGGATGTTCTACAATGACAAGGGGGAGACATGGTGGTTCAAGTGGCACTTCAAGACCGACCAGGGGATCAAGAACCTCACCGCCCAGGAAGCGGAGGAGCTGGCCGGCAGCGACCCGGACCACTCCACCAGAGATCTGTTCGAGTCTATAGAAAAGGGCGATTACCCGTCCTGGACGGCGTACGTGCAGATCATGACCCCCCAGCAGGCCAAGAAGTACCGCTTCGACCCCTTCGACGTGACCAAGGTGCTGTTCCACAAGGACTTCCCCCTCATCAGGGTGGGGAGGATAGTCCTGAACAAGAACCCCGAGAACTTCTTCGCCGAGGTCGAGCAGGCCGCCTTCGCCCCATCCAACATCGTTCCGGGCATCTACCCGTCCCCGGACAAGATGCTCCAGGCCAGGCTGTTCGCCTACAACGATGCCCACCGCTACCGGCTGGGCGTCAACTCCGAGATGATCCCGGTGAACCAGCCCAAGGGCACCACGGTGTACTCGAACGAGCGCGACGGGCACATGAACACCGGCCGCAACTTCGGCCCCACCGCGAACTACTATCCCAACTCGGTGAACCCGTACGGCGAGGCAGACGGCATTCCCGAAGCTCCGGTCATAACCTTCCGGGACGCCGCCATCGCCCGGCACCGGGTGCCGGAAACGGATGACGATGACTTCTTCCAGGCTGGGGAGATATGGCGCAGGGTGCTGAGCGACTATGACCGCGACCACCTCATATCCAACCTGGCCGGGCATATGGGAGGAGCGCTGAAGCGCATCCAGTACCGCCAGACCGCCCTGTTCTACAAGGCTGACAAGGAGTACGGCACCAGGCTCTCCGAGGCGCTGGACCTCGACGTCAAAAAGGTCAAGTCCCTGGCGGCCATGTCGGACCAGGAGCGCGCCGCCGCCACGGCGAACGGCACCAAGTGGTGA
- a CDS encoding acetate uptake transporter — protein sequence MNNDTTANPAPLGLMGFGMTTILLSLSNAGFFAMGGAILMMGLLYGGAAQITAGLMEWKKGNTFGLTAFTSYGVFWVVLVGINLLPRLGLSGPESAQVMGVFLLLWGVFTAYMFVGTLNTNRAMQLVFGSLAATFFVLAVADYFELAGLKTAAGFLGLVPGISAIYLAMGQVLNEALGRPVIPLFPVRKAAKASPAVKEATE from the coding sequence ATGAACAATGACACCACCGCGAACCCCGCCCCCCTCGGGCTGATGGGGTTCGGAATGACCACCATACTTTTGAGCTTGAGCAATGCCGGGTTCTTCGCCATGGGCGGGGCCATCCTGATGATGGGTTTGCTGTACGGCGGGGCCGCCCAGATAACCGCCGGACTGATGGAATGGAAGAAGGGGAACACCTTCGGGCTCACCGCGTTCACCTCGTATGGGGTCTTCTGGGTGGTGCTCGTCGGTATCAACCTGCTCCCCCGCCTCGGCTTGTCCGGCCCGGAGAGCGCCCAGGTCATGGGGGTGTTTCTGCTCCTGTGGGGCGTGTTCACCGCCTACATGTTCGTGGGTACTCTGAACACCAACCGGGCCATGCAGCTGGTCTTCGGCTCACTGGCGGCCACCTTCTTCGTCCTGGCCGTAGCCGACTACTTCGAGCTCGCCGGCCTGAAGACCGCGGCGGGCTTCCTCGGACTGGTGCCCGGCATCAGCGCGATCTACCTTGCCATGGGTCAGGTCCTGAATGAGGCGCTCGGTCGTCCGGTCATCCCGCTGTTCCCGGTGCGCAAGGCGGCGAAGGCGTCGCCTGCTGTTAAAGAGGCAACTGAGTAA